In Micromonospora sp. WMMA1363, a genomic segment contains:
- the mfd gene encoding transcription-repair coupling factor: MLTGLFAAALADPALARARDLARSGAAQVDGLDLTAPPALRPFAVAAVAADPDSGDGGLGGGAGRPVLAVTATSREADDLVSGLGNLLPPEQVAVFPSWETLPHERLSPRSDTVGRRLAVLRRLAHPESTDAHGRTGPLRVVVAPVRSLLQPQLKGLGDLEPVRLAAGVEADLEQVSRRLADLAYARVDLVTKRGEFAVRGGILDVFPPTDEHPSRVEFWGDEVEEIRTFAVADQRTIEQVPQLWAPPCRELLLTPSVRERAAVLAQEHPELAEILDKLAEGIPVEGMESLAPALIGVDSMELLLDTMPAGTHVLLCDPERIRTRAHDLVRTSEEFLQASWAAAAVGGAAPVDLGAAAFRSLANIRTAARVLDQPWWTVSPFGLAEPVAAPARQPWEDEPVEADVTPDDAIAVTLAAQPAPLYHGETARVVEDLKRWAGEGWSIALVFAGHGPAQRAVEVLRDAGLGARMSEEVPTAPAPGELLVTCGSLTGGFVDEASRFVLLTGDDLTGGRGTSTRDMRKMPSRRRNTIDPLELRAGDHVVHEQHGIGRYVELVQRTVNGASREYLVIEYAPSKRGQPGDRLFVPTDQLDQLSRYVGGEQPALHKMGGSDWQKSKARARKAVKEIAAQLIQLYAARRASKGHTFGPDTPWQRELEDAFPWQETPDQLAAIEEVKRDMEQTVPMDRLICGDVGYGKTEIAVRAAFKAVQDGKQVAVLVPTTLLVQQHYNTFAERMSQFPVTIRQLSRFQTPREAEQTLAMVADGTADIVIGTHRLLQAATRFKSLGLVIVDEEQRFGVEHKEHLKAMRAAVDVLSMSATPIPRTLEMAITGIREMSTIATPPEERHPVLTAVGAYDERQVAAAVHRELLRDGQVFYLHNRVESIERAARKLRELVPEARVAVAHGQLGEEALEKVMVGFWEKEFDVLVCTTIVESGIDIPNANTLIVERADLLGLAQLHQIRGRVGRGRERAYAYFLYPPDKPLTEHAHERLATIAQHTELGAGMYVAMKDLEIRGAGNLLGGEQSGHIEGVGFDLYVRMVGEAVQAFKGERPEEEAEVKVDLPVDAHLPHDYVGVERLRLEMYRKLAEARDEERLREVVAEMTDRYGEPPASVQNLVAVARFRLLARRYGLTDVSMQGKHIRFGPLPLPDSKQLRLKRYHPDSVYKQALDQVSVPRPSTRRVGGEPLRDQALLEWCAQLLKDVLGDPEVAQPAGAGAR, from the coding sequence ATGCTCACCGGACTCTTCGCCGCCGCTCTGGCCGACCCGGCCCTCGCCCGGGCCCGGGACCTGGCGCGATCCGGTGCGGCCCAGGTCGACGGGCTCGACCTGACCGCCCCGCCGGCGCTGCGCCCGTTCGCGGTCGCGGCCGTGGCAGCCGACCCGGACAGCGGCGACGGCGGGCTCGGGGGCGGCGCGGGCCGGCCGGTGCTCGCGGTCACCGCCACCAGCCGGGAGGCCGACGACCTCGTCTCGGGGCTGGGTAACCTGCTCCCGCCGGAACAGGTGGCTGTCTTCCCCTCCTGGGAGACGCTGCCGCACGAGCGGCTCTCCCCACGCTCCGACACGGTCGGCCGACGGCTGGCCGTGCTGCGCCGGCTGGCCCACCCCGAGTCGACCGACGCGCACGGCCGCACCGGCCCGCTGCGGGTGGTCGTCGCCCCGGTCCGCTCGCTGCTGCAACCGCAGCTCAAGGGCCTCGGCGACCTGGAGCCGGTGCGGCTGGCCGCCGGTGTCGAGGCCGATCTCGAACAGGTCTCCCGCCGACTTGCCGACCTGGCGTACGCCCGGGTCGACCTGGTCACCAAGCGCGGCGAGTTCGCGGTGCGCGGCGGCATCCTCGACGTGTTTCCGCCCACCGACGAGCACCCTTCCCGGGTTGAGTTCTGGGGCGACGAAGTCGAGGAGATCCGTACCTTCGCCGTCGCCGACCAGCGCACCATCGAGCAGGTTCCGCAGCTCTGGGCGCCGCCGTGCCGGGAACTGCTGCTGACCCCGTCGGTGCGCGAGCGCGCCGCCGTCCTCGCGCAGGAGCACCCGGAGCTGGCCGAGATCCTCGACAAGCTCGCCGAGGGCATCCCGGTCGAGGGCATGGAGTCGCTCGCCCCGGCGCTGATCGGCGTGGACTCGATGGAGCTTCTGCTGGACACCATGCCGGCCGGCACCCACGTGCTGCTCTGCGACCCGGAGCGCATCCGCACCCGGGCGCACGACCTGGTCCGGACCTCGGAGGAGTTCCTTCAGGCCAGTTGGGCCGCGGCTGCCGTGGGTGGCGCGGCCCCGGTCGACCTCGGCGCCGCCGCGTTCCGGAGCCTCGCCAACATCCGCACCGCCGCCCGCGTCCTGGACCAGCCCTGGTGGACGGTGTCGCCGTTCGGGCTGGCCGAGCCGGTCGCCGCGCCGGCGCGGCAACCGTGGGAGGACGAGCCGGTCGAGGCCGACGTCACCCCGGACGACGCGATCGCGGTGACCCTGGCGGCCCAGCCCGCGCCGCTCTACCACGGCGAGACCGCCCGGGTGGTCGAGGACCTCAAGCGCTGGGCCGGCGAGGGTTGGTCGATCGCGTTGGTCTTCGCGGGGCACGGCCCCGCCCAGCGGGCTGTCGAGGTGCTGCGCGACGCCGGCCTGGGCGCGCGGATGAGCGAGGAGGTGCCCACCGCGCCCGCCCCCGGGGAGCTGCTGGTCACCTGCGGGTCGCTGACCGGCGGCTTCGTCGACGAGGCGTCCCGGTTCGTGCTGCTCACCGGGGACGACCTCACCGGTGGCCGGGGCACCTCGACCCGGGACATGCGCAAAATGCCGAGCCGGCGGCGCAACACCATCGACCCGCTTGAGCTGAGAGCCGGCGACCACGTGGTGCACGAGCAGCACGGCATCGGCCGCTACGTCGAGCTGGTGCAGCGCACCGTCAACGGTGCCAGCCGGGAGTACCTGGTCATCGAGTACGCCCCGAGTAAGCGCGGCCAGCCCGGCGACCGGCTCTTCGTCCCCACCGACCAGCTCGACCAGCTCTCCCGCTACGTCGGCGGTGAGCAGCCCGCCCTGCACAAGATGGGTGGCTCGGACTGGCAGAAGTCCAAGGCCCGCGCCCGCAAGGCGGTCAAGGAGATCGCCGCCCAGCTGATCCAGCTCTATGCCGCCCGCAGGGCGTCCAAGGGGCACACCTTCGGGCCGGACACCCCGTGGCAGCGGGAGCTGGAGGACGCCTTCCCCTGGCAGGAGACGCCCGACCAGCTTGCCGCCATCGAGGAGGTCAAGCGGGACATGGAGCAGACCGTCCCGATGGACCGGTTGATCTGCGGCGACGTCGGGTACGGCAAGACCGAGATCGCCGTTCGCGCGGCGTTCAAGGCGGTGCAGGACGGCAAGCAGGTGGCGGTGCTGGTGCCCACCACGTTGCTGGTGCAGCAGCACTACAACACGTTCGCCGAGCGGATGAGCCAGTTCCCGGTGACCATCCGGCAGCTGTCCCGGTTCCAGACGCCGAGGGAGGCCGAGCAGACCCTGGCGATGGTCGCCGACGGCACCGCCGACATCGTCATCGGCACCCACCGGCTGCTTCAGGCGGCCACCCGGTTCAAGTCCCTCGGCCTGGTCATCGTCGACGAGGAGCAGCGCTTCGGCGTCGAGCACAAGGAACACCTGAAGGCCATGCGGGCCGCCGTCGACGTGCTCAGCATGTCGGCCACCCCGATTCCCCGGACCCTGGAGATGGCGATCACCGGCATCCGGGAGATGTCCACCATCGCCACCCCGCCGGAGGAGCGGCACCCGGTGCTCACCGCGGTCGGGGCGTACGACGAGCGGCAGGTGGCCGCCGCCGTCCACCGTGAGCTGCTCCGCGACGGTCAGGTCTTCTACCTGCACAACCGGGTCGAGTCGATCGAGCGGGCGGCGCGGAAGCTGCGCGAGCTGGTGCCCGAGGCGCGGGTCGCGGTGGCGCACGGCCAGCTGGGCGAGGAGGCCCTGGAGAAGGTGATGGTCGGCTTCTGGGAGAAGGAGTTCGACGTCCTGGTCTGCACCACGATCGTGGAGTCCGGCATCGACATCCCGAACGCCAACACCCTGATCGTGGAACGCGCCGACCTGCTCGGCCTGGCACAGCTGCACCAGATCCGCGGACGGGTGGGCCGGGGCCGGGAGCGGGCGTACGCCTACTTCCTCTACCCGCCGGACAAGCCGCTCACCGAGCACGCGCACGAGCGGTTGGCCACCATCGCCCAGCACACCGAGTTGGGCGCCGGCATGTACGTGGCGATGAAGGACCTGGAGATCCGGGGCGCCGGCAACCTGCTCGGCGGCGAGCAGTCCGGCCACATCGAGGGGGTCGGCTTCGACCTGTACGTGCGGATGGTCGGCGAGGCGGTGCAGGCGTTCAAGGGCGAGCGCCCGGAGGAGGAGGCCGAGGTCAAGGTCGACCTGCCGGTGGACGCGCACCTGCCGCACGACTACGTCGGCGTGGAACGGCTGCGGCTGGAGATGTACCGCAAGCTCGCCGAGGCTCGCGACGAGGAGCGGCTGCGCGAGGTGGTCGCCGAAATGACCGACCGGTACGGCGAGCCGCCGGCCTCGGTGCAGAACCTGGTGGCGGTGGCCCGGTTCCGGCTGCTGGCCCGCCGCTACGGACTGACCGACGTTTCCATGCAGGGCAAGCACATCCGGTTCGGCCCGCTGCCGCTGCCCGACTCGAAGCAGCTGCGGCTCAAGCGCTACCACCCGGATTCGGTCTACAAGCAGGCGCTGGACCAGGTCAGCGTGCCCCGGCCGAGCACCCGGCGAGTCGGCGGCGAGCCGCTGCGCGACCAGGCGTTGCTGGAGTGGTGTGCCCAACTGCTCAAGGATGTGCTGGGGGACCCGGAGGTGGCTCAGCCGGCCGGGGCGGGTGCCCGGTGA
- a CDS encoding nucleoside triphosphate pyrophosphohydrolase → MSARIVLLVTSPRLPAGLLTAAAWDVVRRHPVLTGAESELATALRAAGAEVTLVDGPATQALLDTVAAHGTAVWLAGPTGDESLARELGLRLARQPGLAELELMYGSWDPPGARLLDAVAVMDRLASPGGDPWKRAQTHRSLAGFLLEECYEAYDAISAGDTDALREELGDVLLQVVLHARLAEERPEGERWTVDDVAGGLVDKMVRRNPHVFAGEQAGTLEEIEASWERIKRAEKARDSVLDGIAMSQPALALAAKILDRAARVGLAVPPPLADSQVDPEARLGASLLATVAAAREAELDPEAALRRATLAYAEAVRAAERAALSDSH, encoded by the coding sequence ATGTCGGCGCGGATCGTCCTGCTGGTCACCTCGCCCCGCCTGCCAGCCGGCCTGCTCACGGCGGCCGCCTGGGACGTCGTCCGTCGGCACCCGGTGCTGACCGGGGCGGAGAGCGAGCTGGCGACGGCGCTCCGCGCGGCGGGCGCCGAGGTGACCCTGGTCGACGGCCCGGCCACCCAGGCGTTGCTGGACACGGTCGCCGCCCACGGCACCGCGGTCTGGCTCGCCGGCCCGACCGGCGACGAGTCCCTCGCCCGGGAGCTGGGCCTGCGGTTGGCACGCCAGCCGGGGCTCGCCGAGCTGGAGCTGATGTACGGCTCGTGGGATCCGCCCGGTGCCCGGTTGCTCGACGCGGTGGCGGTGATGGACCGTCTGGCCTCACCCGGCGGTGACCCGTGGAAGCGGGCGCAGACCCACCGCAGCCTCGCCGGCTTCCTGCTGGAGGAGTGTTACGAGGCGTACGACGCGATCAGCGCCGGGGACACCGACGCGTTGCGTGAGGAACTGGGGGACGTGCTGCTCCAGGTGGTGCTCCACGCCCGGCTCGCCGAGGAACGTCCCGAGGGGGAGCGGTGGACCGTCGACGACGTGGCCGGTGGCCTGGTGGACAAGATGGTCCGGCGTAACCCGCACGTCTTCGCGGGTGAGCAGGCGGGCACGCTGGAGGAGATCGAGGCTAGCTGGGAGCGGATCAAGCGGGCCGAGAAGGCACGCGACTCGGTGCTGGACGGCATCGCCATGAGCCAGCCCGCTCTCGCCCTGGCCGCCAAGATTCTCGACCGGGCCGCCCGGGTCGGCTTGGCGGTCCCACCCCCGCTGGCCGATTCGCAGGTCGACCCGGAGGCCCGTCTCGGTGCCAGCCTCCTCGCCACGGTCGCGGCGGCCCGCGAGGCGGAACTCGACCCTGAGGCGGCCCTCCGCCGCGCCACCCTGGCCTACGCCGAAGCGGTCCGGGCCGCCGAACGCGCTGCCCTGTCCGACTCGCATTGA
- a CDS encoding DUF885 domain-containing protein, translated as MQEFTGLAERVVEALLASWPGVATAAGDHRYDDRLPDLSADAVAADRAMLRDAADALSEVDDDALDVDDRVDHALLTALVDRGLFESDEIRSHEWDPLRHNPGGLLYALVARPYAPVEVRLDSLAGRLAAVPDALATARATLRDMPRIHAETAVVQFTGTAALIRDEVPVLLDAAPTRHDRVAPAAAGAIAAVEEFVAWLRAGLAADAGPGRDPRLGRRRWEARLWHTLDTELGAAEIQRRAWANLDRVTEEIRAAAVELVGGPADDETVRRALDLLAAEHPDDHTIVDLASITLDEAAGFVRAHDLVSLVDDSCVIQVMPEFARGVAAAYCDSPGALESADVPTFYCIAPTPTDWPAHRVESFYREYNDHMIRNLTVHEAMPGHFLQLAHARRHVGNTRVRALARSGPFIEGWAVYAEELMAARGFGGVPVRLQQLKMQLRMTINALLDQLVHGDGVTEEDAMALMTGRGFQEEGEAAGKWRRALLTSTQLSTYFVGYSEVAEIAAARPDGVSVRDWHDAMLAHDCPPPRHLRALLGV; from the coding sequence ATGCAGGAGTTCACGGGGTTGGCCGAACGGGTCGTCGAAGCGCTGCTTGCGTCGTGGCCGGGAGTGGCCACCGCGGCGGGGGACCATCGGTACGACGACCGGTTGCCGGACCTGTCTGCTGATGCTGTCGCCGCTGACCGGGCGATGTTGCGGGACGCCGCTGACGCGTTGTCCGAGGTGGACGATGATGCTCTCGACGTCGACGACCGGGTGGACCACGCCCTGCTGACCGCCCTGGTGGACCGGGGGCTGTTCGAGTCAGACGAGATCCGTTCGCACGAGTGGGATCCGCTGCGGCACAATCCGGGCGGGCTGCTGTACGCGCTCGTCGCCCGCCCGTACGCCCCGGTCGAGGTCCGGCTGGACAGCCTGGCCGGCCGGCTGGCGGCCGTACCGGACGCCCTCGCCACCGCGCGGGCGACCTTGCGGGACATGCCGCGGATCCACGCCGAGACGGCGGTCGTCCAGTTCACCGGCACCGCGGCGCTGATCCGGGACGAGGTGCCGGTGTTGCTCGACGCGGCGCCCACCCGGCACGACCGGGTCGCGCCGGCCGCCGCCGGGGCGATCGCCGCCGTCGAGGAGTTCGTGGCGTGGCTGCGCGCCGGCCTTGCCGCCGACGCCGGGCCCGGCCGGGACCCCCGCCTGGGGCGCCGTCGCTGGGAGGCCCGGCTGTGGCACACGCTCGACACCGAGCTGGGCGCCGCCGAGATTCAGCGCCGTGCCTGGGCGAACCTGGACCGCGTCACCGAGGAGATCCGAGCGGCGGCCGTCGAGCTGGTCGGCGGCCCGGCCGACGACGAGACGGTGCGCCGGGCACTGGATCTGCTCGCCGCCGAGCACCCGGACGACCACACGATCGTCGACCTCGCCTCGATCACGCTCGACGAGGCGGCGGGTTTCGTTCGTGCCCACGACCTGGTGAGCCTGGTCGACGACTCGTGCGTGATCCAGGTGATGCCGGAGTTCGCCCGGGGCGTGGCGGCGGCGTACTGCGACTCGCCGGGCGCCCTGGAGTCGGCGGACGTGCCGACCTTCTACTGCATCGCACCCACCCCGACGGACTGGCCGGCGCACCGGGTCGAGTCGTTCTACCGCGAGTACAACGACCACATGATCCGCAACCTCACCGTGCACGAGGCGATGCCCGGACACTTCCTTCAGCTCGCGCACGCCCGTCGGCATGTCGGCAACACCCGGGTCCGGGCGCTGGCCCGGTCCGGCCCGTTCATCGAGGGCTGGGCGGTCTACGCGGAGGAGCTGATGGCCGCCCGCGGCTTCGGTGGCGTGCCGGTGCGGTTGCAGCAGCTCAAGATGCAGCTGCGGATGACCATCAACGCCCTGCTCGACCAGCTCGTGCACGGCGACGGAGTCACCGAGGAGGACGCGATGGCGCTGATGACCGGGCGCGGCTTCCAGGAGGAGGGGGAGGCCGCCGGCAAGTGGCGTCGCGCGCTGCTCACCTCGACGCAACTGTCCACGTACTTCGTTGGCTACAGCGAGGTGGCTGAGATCGCCGCGGCTCGTCCTGACGGCGTGTCCGTCCGGGACTGGCACGACGCGATGCTCGCCCACGACTGCCCACCCCCGCGCCACCTGCGCGCTCTGCTGGGGGTGTAG
- the eno gene encoding phosphopyruvate hydratase, with product MATIEGIVAREILDSRGNPTVEVEVGLDDGTIARAAVPSGASTGAFEAIELRDGDTDRYQGKGVEKAVSNIEDKIVDELVGYEASEQRLIDQKMLDVDGTDNKSELGANAILGVSLAVAKAAAGSAELSLFRYLGGPNAHLLPVPMMNILNGGAHADSNVDIQEFMIAPIGAPSFREALRSGAEVYQALKSVLKKKDLSTGLGDEGGFAPNLPTNAAALDLIAEAVEKAGYRLGTDIVFALDVAATEFFENGTYTFEGAAKSAEEMSSYYTKLADGYPIVSIEDPLAEDDWSGWQTLTASLGDRIQIVGDDLFVTNPQRIARGIAENAANAVLVKVNQIGSLTETLDAVDLAHRAGFTCMMSHRSGETEDTTIADLAVATGCGQIKTGAPARSDRVAKYNQLLRIEEELADAARYAGAGAFPRYRSA from the coding sequence GTGGCAACCATCGAGGGAATCGTCGCCCGGGAGATCCTTGACTCGCGGGGCAACCCGACGGTCGAGGTCGAGGTCGGGCTCGACGACGGCACGATCGCCCGCGCCGCGGTGCCCTCCGGCGCCTCCACGGGCGCCTTCGAGGCAATCGAGCTGCGTGACGGTGACACCGACCGCTACCAGGGCAAGGGCGTCGAGAAGGCGGTCTCGAACATCGAGGACAAGATCGTCGACGAGCTGGTCGGGTACGAGGCCAGCGAGCAGCGGCTGATCGACCAGAAGATGCTCGACGTCGACGGCACCGACAACAAGAGCGAGTTGGGGGCGAACGCGATCCTGGGCGTCTCCCTGGCCGTGGCGAAGGCGGCCGCCGGCAGCGCCGAGCTGAGCCTCTTCCGCTACCTCGGCGGGCCGAACGCGCACCTACTGCCGGTGCCGATGATGAACATCCTCAACGGCGGCGCGCACGCCGACTCCAACGTCGACATCCAGGAGTTCATGATCGCGCCGATCGGAGCGCCCAGCTTCCGCGAGGCGCTCCGCTCCGGGGCGGAGGTCTACCAGGCGCTGAAGTCGGTGTTGAAGAAGAAGGACCTGTCCACCGGGCTCGGTGACGAGGGCGGCTTCGCACCGAACCTGCCGACCAACGCCGCCGCGCTGGACCTGATCGCCGAGGCGGTCGAGAAGGCCGGCTACCGGCTTGGCACGGACATCGTCTTCGCGCTGGACGTCGCCGCGACGGAGTTCTTCGAAAACGGTACCTACACCTTCGAGGGGGCCGCGAAGTCCGCCGAGGAGATGAGCAGCTACTACACCAAGCTCGCCGACGGGTACCCGATCGTGTCGATCGAGGACCCGCTGGCGGAGGACGACTGGTCTGGCTGGCAGACGCTCACCGCGTCCCTCGGCGACCGGATCCAGATCGTCGGCGACGACTTGTTCGTCACCAACCCGCAGCGCATCGCCCGGGGCATCGCCGAGAACGCCGCCAACGCCGTCCTGGTGAAGGTCAACCAGATCGGGTCGCTCACCGAGACCCTGGACGCGGTGGACCTCGCGCATCGGGCCGGCTTCACGTGCATGATGAGCCACCGCTCCGGCGAGACGGAGGACACCACCATCGCCGACCTGGCCGTCGCCACCGGCTGTGGCCAGATCAAGACCGGCGCGCCGGCTCGCTCCGACCGGGTCGCCAAGTACAACCAGCTGCTGCGGATCGAGGAGGAACTGGCCGACGCGGCGCGGTACGCCGGGGCGGGGGCCTTCCCGCGTTACCGTTCGGCCTGA
- a CDS encoding septum formation initiator family protein yields MQQRRTPGGQRPARRPARTGRPVRARGARPVGEGSGRAESRATAGRAPSAARPTEGVRSANRPAARRAAGGGVKRLSAPHPRHFTGRATVLFAVLIALALGYTYPVRVYLDQQADIARMEAAQAAQRAEIEKLADKAAKWQDEKYIEAKARERFFMGRPGEKIMVVLRDPDGAARDAGRPAGAADPGASDPWYDTLWSSVAAANGDRPDA; encoded by the coding sequence ATGCAGCAGCGCCGCACGCCGGGTGGTCAGCGTCCCGCCCGTCGGCCGGCTCGGACCGGCCGGCCGGTCCGAGCCCGTGGTGCCCGGCCGGTCGGGGAGGGCAGCGGGCGCGCCGAGTCGCGGGCGACCGCCGGTCGCGCTCCGAGCGCGGCCCGGCCCACCGAGGGCGTCCGCTCGGCGAACCGGCCGGCCGCCCGGCGGGCGGCCGGCGGCGGTGTCAAGCGGCTCTCCGCACCCCACCCCCGACACTTCACCGGGCGTGCCACCGTGCTGTTCGCGGTGCTGATCGCGCTCGCCCTGGGTTACACCTACCCAGTCCGGGTGTACCTTGACCAGCAGGCCGACATCGCCCGGATGGAGGCCGCCCAGGCGGCCCAACGGGCGGAGATCGAGAAGCTGGCCGACAAGGCCGCCAAGTGGCAGGACGAGAAGTACATCGAGGCCAAGGCTCGGGAACGGTTCTTCATGGGTCGTCCCGGCGAAAAGATCATGGTGGTGCTGCGCGACCCGGACGGTGCCGCCCGGGACGCCGGCCGGCCCGCCGGCGCGGCCGATCCGGGCGCTTCCGATCCCTGGTACGACACGCTCTGGTCGAGCGTGGCGGCCGCCAACGGAGACCGGCCCGACGCCTGA
- a CDS encoding DUF501 domain-containing protein codes for MTVVPPQEPAAASVPLPQREPSTEADLAAVAAQLGRPPRGTRAVAHRCPCGLPDVVETTPRLADGTPFPTLFYLTCPRATAACSRLESAGLMKEMADRLAEDPELAAHYRAAHEDYLARRESIDQVPEIAGISAGGMPGRVKCLHVHLGHALGAGPGVNPFGDETLGLVEPWWAAGRCVDVPAGE; via the coding sequence GTGACAGTCGTACCACCGCAGGAGCCGGCGGCGGCCTCCGTGCCCCTGCCGCAGCGGGAGCCGTCCACCGAGGCCGACCTGGCCGCCGTGGCCGCCCAACTCGGACGTCCACCCAGGGGGACCCGGGCGGTGGCCCACCGGTGCCCGTGCGGCCTGCCCGACGTGGTGGAGACGACGCCGCGCCTGGCTGACGGCACGCCCTTCCCGACGTTGTTCTATCTGACCTGTCCCCGCGCGACGGCCGCGTGCAGCCGGCTGGAGTCGGCCGGGCTGATGAAGGAGATGGCGGATCGGCTCGCGGAGGATCCGGAGCTGGCCGCGCACTACCGGGCCGCGCACGAGGACTACCTGGCCCGGAGGGAGTCGATCGACCAGGTGCCGGAGATCGCCGGTATCTCGGCCGGTGGGATGCCGGGCCGGGTGAAGTGCCTGCACGTGCACCTCGGGCACGCGCTCGGCGCCGGACCGGGGGTCAACCCGTTCGGCGACGAGACGCTGGGGCTGGTCGAGCCGTGGTGGGCCGCCGGGCGGTGCGTGGACGTGCCGGCGGGCGAATGA
- a CDS encoding amino-acid N-acetyltransferase: protein MTAADEIVVRRARTTDVRGIRRLVDTYTDDRRLLGKATVTLYEDVQDFRVAVAPDGTVIGCGALHVLWEDLAEIRTVAVDPACRGRKIGQRIVGGLIDEARELGVARIFVLTFETSFFGSFGFTEIDGAPVPQLVYEQLLRSYDEGVAEFLDLERVKPNTLGNTRMLLRL from the coding sequence ATGACCGCCGCTGACGAGATCGTGGTGCGGCGCGCCCGGACGACCGATGTCCGTGGCATCCGACGCCTGGTCGACACGTACACGGACGACCGGCGGCTGCTGGGCAAGGCGACCGTCACGCTCTACGAGGACGTGCAGGATTTCCGGGTCGCGGTCGCGCCGGACGGCACGGTGATCGGCTGCGGGGCGCTGCACGTCCTGTGGGAGGACCTGGCCGAGATCCGTACGGTCGCCGTCGACCCGGCCTGCCGTGGCCGCAAGATCGGCCAACGGATCGTCGGCGGCCTGATCGACGAGGCCCGGGAACTCGGCGTGGCGCGGATCTTCGTGCTCACCTTCGAGACGAGCTTCTTCGGCTCGTTCGGGTTCACGGAGATCGACGGGGCGCCGGTGCCGCAGCTGGTCTACGAGCAGTTGCTGCGCTCGTACGACGAGGGTGTCGCCGAGTTCCTCGACCTGGAACGGGTCAAGCCGAACACCCTCGGCAACACTCGGATGCTGCTGCGCCTCTGA
- a CDS encoding Ppx/GppA phosphatase family protein yields the protein MAAIDCGTNSVRLLVADLPDPGAGPNVPLVDVSRRMEIVRLGQGVDRTGRLAPEAIERTRVALASYAVEIEKLAAERVRMCATSATRDAANATDFRVMVEETLGVSPEVVTGEEEARLSFTGAVRGLPADAREPYLVVDIGGGSTEFVVGTRAGGVHAAISVDIGCVRMTERHLHGDPPGVDEIAAARADIAVAVDRALDAVPGREAATLVGLAGSVTTVVAIAQGLTEYDPDRIHHARVSYDAVADVTADLLAKTRDERLAIPVMHPGRADVIGAGALVLRVIMERAGMDSVVASEHDILDGICYSMP from the coding sequence GTGGCCGCCATCGACTGCGGGACAAACTCGGTCCGCCTGCTGGTCGCCGACCTGCCCGACCCGGGCGCGGGCCCCAACGTCCCGCTGGTCGACGTGAGCCGCCGGATGGAGATCGTCCGGTTGGGCCAGGGCGTGGACCGCACCGGCCGGCTGGCCCCGGAGGCGATCGAGCGCACCCGGGTGGCGCTCGCCAGCTACGCCGTCGAGATCGAGAAGCTGGCTGCCGAGCGGGTCCGGATGTGTGCCACCTCGGCCACCCGGGACGCCGCGAACGCCACCGACTTCCGGGTCATGGTGGAGGAAACTCTCGGCGTCTCCCCGGAGGTGGTGACCGGGGAGGAGGAGGCGCGGCTCTCCTTCACGGGCGCGGTGCGCGGGCTGCCCGCTGACGCGCGGGAGCCGTACCTGGTGGTCGACATCGGCGGCGGCTCGACCGAGTTCGTCGTCGGCACCCGCGCCGGCGGCGTCCACGCCGCGATCTCCGTGGACATCGGGTGCGTCCGGATGACCGAGCGGCACCTGCACGGTGACCCGCCCGGCGTGGACGAGATCGCCGCCGCCCGGGCGGACATCGCGGTCGCGGTGGACCGCGCGCTCGACGCGGTGCCGGGCCGGGAGGCAGCCACGCTCGTCGGGCTCGCCGGGTCGGTCACCACCGTCGTCGCGATCGCCCAGGGCCTGACGGAGTACGACCCGGACCGCATCCACCACGCGAGGGTGTCCTACGACGCCGTGGCCGACGTGACGGCCGACCTGCTGGCGAAGACCCGGGACGAGCGGCTGGCGATCCCGGTGATGCACCCGGGCCGGGCCGACGTGATCGGCGCCGGCGCCCTGGTCCTCCGGGTGATCATGGAACGTGCCGGCATGGACTCGGTGGTCGCCTCCGAGCACGACATCCTCGACGGCATCTGCTACAGCATGCCGTAG
- a CDS encoding DUF397 domain-containing protein, translated as MANLTGAQWRKSTRSSSNGGACVEVADNLPGVVGVRDSKDPAGPALVFGPAAWQAFVTFTAAGK; from the coding sequence ATGGCTAACTTGACCGGCGCCCAGTGGCGCAAGAGCACCCGCAGCAGCTCCAATGGTGGGGCGTGCGTCGAAGTTGCCGACAACCTGCCCGGCGTCGTGGGCGTCCGGGACTCGAAGGACCCGGCCGGCCCGGCGCTGGTGTTCGGCCCGGCGGCGTGGCAGGCCTTCGTCACGTTCACCGCGGCGGGCAAGTAG